One genomic window of Centroberyx gerrardi isolate f3 chromosome 15, fCenGer3.hap1.cur.20231027, whole genome shotgun sequence includes the following:
- the psap gene encoding prosaposin: protein MLLLALLFVSSAVATPLLGTEQCARGPPYWCQNVKTASLCGAVSHCQQSVWNKPQMKSVPCDLCKEVLTVVEQLLKDNATESEILGYLEKACQLIPDQGLTAECKEMVDSYYPILIGIITGELEDPGVACGAMGLCSSQQAALALVKAQEQLQSNEIPRVDLSQRVAPFLLNVPLLLYPQESPKQEAPKQEAPKQDNPDVCQDCIKFLTDAQEEAKLNSSFVTSLIENIEKQCDLLGPGMSDLCKQYVSQYAPVVVQQLMSMQPKDLCANAGFCEAVKKSSPMLKLQAAKTVPAVKMFPATKVESSPAKPVKSMVRARDSPQCAICEFVMKEVESMLEDQTTEEEVIHAVEKVCTVLPSSLTAQCRDLIEAYGQAIIELLVQQADPKTICTVLGLCKDASRAYIPVMDQARFKAGGFCDVCKMAVRYMDGILEQNATEAQIEDAVRKVCSFLPESVQSECDQLVEQYEPMLVQLLLQMLDPDFVCMKVGACPEAVHRLLGTEQCSWGPAFWCKNMETATRCNAVAHCKRHVWV from the exons ATGCTGCTTCTAGCTCTGCTTTTCGTGTCTTCAG CTGTAGCGACCCCTCTGCTGGGAACTGAGCAGTGTGCTCGCGGCCCCCCCTACTGGTGTCAGAATGTCAAGACAGCGTCCCTCTGCGGAGCCGTGAGTCACTGCCAGCAGAGCGTCTGGAACAAGCCCCAGATG AAATCTGTGCCATGTGACCTGTGTAAGGAGGTGTTGACTGTGGTGGAACAGCTGTTGAAGGACAATGCTACTGAG TCTGAGATCCTTGGGTACCTGGAGAAGGCTTGCCAGCTGATCCCTGACCAGGGCTTGACTGCAGAATGCAAGGAGATGGTGGACAGCTACTACCCCATCCTCATTGGAATCATAACTGGAGAACTG gagGATCCCGGTGTGGCATGTGGCGCCATGGGGCTGTGTAGCTCTCAGCAGGCCGCCCTGGCTCTGGTTAAGGCCCAGGAGCAGCTCCAGTCCAATGAGATCCCTCGGGTTGACCTTTCCCAGCGAGTGGCCCCCTTCCTCCTCAACGTGCCCCTGCTCCTCTATCCCCAAGAGAGCCCCAAGCAGGAGGCTCCAAAGCAGGAGGCTCCAAAGCAG GATAATCCTGATGTGTGCCAGGACTGCATCAAGTTCCTGACTGATGCTCAAGAGGAGGCCAAGCTCAACTCTTCATTTGTCACCTCTCTCATTGAGAATATTGAGAAGCAGTGTGACCTTCTGGGACCTGGCATGTCTGACCTG TGCAAGCAGTACGTCAGCCAATATGCTCCTGTTGTTGTTCAACAACTCATGTCTATG CAACCCAAGGATCTCTGTGCCAACGCTGGCTTCTGTGAGGCTGTGAAGAAGTCCTCTCCCATGCTGAAGCTGCAGGCTGCCAAAACTGTACCTGCTGTCAAGATGTTCCCTGCCACCAAGGTTGAATCTTCCCCCGCCAAGCCTGTCAAG TCTATGGTGCGTGCCCGTGACTCCCCCCAGTGTGCCATCTGTGAGTTTGtgatgaaggaggtggagagtATGTTGGAGGATCAGACAACAGAG GAGGAGGTGATCCATGCTGTGGAGAAGGTGTGCACCGTGCTGCCCTCTTCTCTCACTGCCCAGTGTCGGGACCTGATTGAGGCTTATGGCCAAGCCATCATTGAGCTGCTTGTGCAGCAGGCTGACCCCAAGACTATCTGCACCGTGTTGGGACTGTGCAAGGATGCTAGCCGCGCATATATCC CTGTAATGGACCAAGCTCGCTTTAAGGCCGGTGGCTTCTGTGACGTGTGCAAGATGGCCGTCCGCTACATGGATGGCATCCTGGAGCAGAATGCTACCGAAGCACAGATTGAGGATGCTGTGAGAAAAGTATGCAGCTTCCTGCCCGAGTCTGTCCAGTCCGAG TGTGACCAGCTGGTTGAACAGTATGAGCCAATGCTtgtccagctgctgctccagaTGCTGGACCCAGACTTTGTGTGCATG AAAGTGGGAGCTTGCCCTGAAGCTGTGCACAGGCTGCTGGGAACAGAGCAGTGCAGCTGGGGACCTGCATTCTGGTGCAAGAACATGGAGACGGCAACCCGGTGCAAT gCTGTGGCTCACTGCAAACGCCACGTGTGGGTATAG
- the mrps6 gene encoding small ribosomal subunit protein bS6m, translated as MPRYELAVILKAMQRPEAAAALRRTVETLMERGAVVRGLENLGERLLPYRISKHNQRHSRGAYFLIDFYAAPNIAPGLLDHLDRDVDVVRPTLLKKDAEVSKQTCCGPVPAAKSLDAND; from the coding sequence ATGCCTCGCTACGAACTGGCCGTCATCTTGAAGGCGATGCAGAGGCCGGAGGCAGCCGCGGCCTTGCGGCGGACAGTGGAGACCTTGATGGAGCGGGGCGCCGTGGTGAGAGGCTTGGAGAACCTGGGAGAGCGGCTGCTGCCCTACAGGATATCCAAACACAATCAAAGGCATTCCCGCGGTGCCTACTTTTTGATTGACTTCTACGCGGCTCCCAACATCGCCCCAGGCTTACTCGATCATTTGGACCGGGATGTGGACGTGGTGAGGCCCACTCTCCTGAAGAAGGACGCCGAGGTCTCCAAACAGACTTGCTGTGGCCCTGTTCCTGCTGCCAAGTCCTTGGACGCAAATGATTAA